One genomic region from Pseudomonas sp. R5-89-07 encodes:
- a CDS encoding glyoxalase superfamily protein produces the protein MHLGKVTPVLRIFDEAKALEFYVDFLGFKVDWQHRFEANFPLYLQVSLGECVLHLSEHHGDASPGAAVRIQAQGVDAYQQQLQARDYRYAKPGVEQTPWGSREMSIKDPFGNRLVFVEEGEG, from the coding sequence ATGCACTTAGGAAAAGTCACCCCTGTCCTGCGGATTTTCGACGAGGCCAAGGCATTGGAGTTCTACGTCGACTTCCTGGGGTTCAAGGTCGATTGGCAGCATCGCTTCGAGGCCAATTTCCCGTTGTACCTGCAGGTGTCGCTGGGTGAGTGCGTGCTGCATTTGTCCGAGCACCATGGCGATGCGTCGCCGGGCGCAGCGGTGCGGATCCAGGCGCAAGGGGTGGACGCGTACCAGCAGCAGTTGCAGGCCAGGGATTACCGTTATGCCAAGCCTGGCGTTGAGCAAACACCTTGGGGCTCGCGGGAGATGAGTATCAAGGACCCGTTTGGAAATCGGCTGGTGTTTGTTGAGGAGGGCGAGGGCTGA
- a CDS encoding FKBP-type peptidyl-prolyl cis-trans isomerase encodes MSEVNLSTDETRVSYGIGRQLGDQLRDNPPPGVSLDAILAGLTDAFGGKPSRVDQEQMAASFKVIREVMQAEAAAKAEAAAGAGLAFLAENAKRDGITTLASGLQFEVLTAGDGAKPTREDQVRTHYHGTLIDGTVFDSSYERGQPAEFPVGGVIAGWTEALQLMNAGSKWRLYVPSELAYGAQGVGSIPPHSVLVFDVELLDVL; translated from the coding sequence ATGTCCGAAGTTAATCTGTCCACCGACGAAACCCGCGTCAGCTACGGTATCGGCCGTCAGTTGGGCGACCAACTGCGTGACAACCCGCCACCGGGTGTGAGCCTGGACGCAATCCTGGCCGGCCTGACCGACGCGTTCGGCGGCAAGCCAAGCCGTGTTGACCAAGAGCAAATGGCTGCCAGCTTCAAGGTGATCCGCGAAGTCATGCAAGCTGAAGCGGCCGCGAAGGCTGAAGCCGCTGCGGGCGCCGGCCTGGCATTCCTGGCTGAAAACGCCAAGCGTGACGGCATTACCACCCTGGCTTCCGGCCTGCAGTTTGAAGTACTGACTGCCGGTGATGGCGCCAAGCCGACCCGTGAAGACCAAGTGCGCACTCACTACCACGGCACCCTGATCGACGGCACTGTATTCGACAGCTCCTACGAGCGTGGCCAGCCTGCGGAATTCCCGGTCGGCGGCGTCATTGCCGGCTGGACCGAAGCGTTGCAACTGATGAATGCCGGCAGCAAATGGCGCCTCTACGTGCCGAGCGAACTGGCTTACGGCGCTCAGGGCGTTGGCAGCATCCCGCCGCATAGCGTTCTGGTGTTCGACGTCGAGCTGCTCGACGTTCTGTAA
- a CDS encoding amidohydrolase family protein, giving the protein MKYDTLIRQALIIDGSNSPGYLADVGVRNGRIETIGDLSTAVAEHVIDAAGRVLAPGFIDVHTHDDTVVIRHPQMLPKLSQGVTTVIVGNCGISASPVSLRGDPPDPMNLLGNAEAFAYPRFVDYRAAVERAHPAVNVAALIGHTALRSNHMDDLHRTACADEIAAMRVQLQESLDAGALGLSTGLAYASAFNAETDEVLQLSEELTAYGAVYTTHLRSEFEPVLDAMDEAFQIGRHARAPVIISHLKCAGAGNWGRSPQLLAALEAAAKTHPVGCDCYPYAASSSTLDLKQVTDAFRITITWSTPQPEMGGRDLQDIAGEWGVSLMDAARRLQPAGAVYYGMDEADVRRILAHPLSMVGSDGLPEDPFPHPRLWGAFPRVLGHFSRDVGLFPLHTAVHKMTGLSAARFGLTERGQIREGHWADLVLFDPLRVRDVADFIEPQRAAEGIEGVWVNGVLSYREGQVTGQRPGRFLARSGDLRRGFSTL; this is encoded by the coding sequence ATGAAGTACGACACGCTGATTCGCCAGGCGCTGATCATTGATGGCAGCAACAGCCCTGGGTACCTCGCGGATGTGGGCGTGCGCAACGGGCGTATCGAGACGATCGGCGACCTGTCCACGGCGGTGGCGGAGCATGTGATCGACGCCGCTGGCCGCGTCCTGGCGCCGGGCTTTATCGATGTGCACACCCACGACGACACGGTGGTGATCCGCCATCCGCAGATGCTGCCCAAGCTCAGCCAGGGCGTGACCACGGTGATTGTCGGCAACTGTGGCATCAGCGCATCGCCTGTCAGCCTGCGCGGCGATCCGCCGGACCCGATGAACCTGCTGGGCAACGCCGAAGCGTTTGCCTACCCGCGTTTTGTCGATTATCGCGCCGCCGTGGAACGCGCCCACCCTGCGGTCAATGTCGCTGCACTGATCGGCCACACGGCACTGCGCAGCAACCATATGGACGACCTGCACCGCACCGCTTGCGCAGATGAAATCGCGGCCATGCGGGTGCAGCTGCAGGAGAGCCTTGACGCCGGCGCCCTCGGTTTATCCACAGGCCTGGCCTACGCCAGCGCCTTCAATGCAGAGACCGATGAGGTGTTGCAACTGAGCGAAGAACTGACGGCTTACGGCGCGGTGTACACCACCCACTTGCGCAGTGAATTCGAACCAGTGCTGGACGCGATGGACGAAGCGTTCCAGATCGGCCGGCATGCCAGGGCGCCCGTGATTATTTCCCACCTCAAGTGCGCGGGTGCGGGTAACTGGGGGCGCAGCCCGCAGCTGTTGGCGGCGCTGGAAGCCGCGGCGAAAACCCATCCGGTGGGGTGTGATTGCTATCCCTACGCGGCCAGTTCTTCGACCCTGGACCTCAAGCAGGTCACCGACGCGTTTCGCATCACCATCACCTGGTCCACGCCACAGCCTGAAATGGGCGGGCGTGACCTGCAGGACATTGCTGGCGAGTGGGGCGTTTCGCTGATGGACGCCGCCCGCCGCCTGCAACCGGCGGGGGCGGTGTACTACGGAATGGATGAAGCGGACGTGCGACGTATTCTCGCGCACCCGCTGTCGATGGTGGGCTCCGACGGTTTGCCCGAAGACCCGTTTCCGCACCCGCGGTTGTGGGGCGCGTTCCCTCGGGTGCTGGGACATTTCAGCCGTGATGTCGGCTTGTTCCCGTTGCACACGGCGGTGCACAAGATGACCGGGCTCTCGGCGGCGCGCTTCGGCCTCACTGAACGCGGGCAGATTCGTGAAGGGCACTGGGCCGACCTGGTGTTGTTCGACCCGCTGCGCGTGCGCGACGTGGCGGATTTTATAGAGCCGCAGCGTGCCGCCGAAGGGATCGAAGGGGTGTGGGTCAACGGGGTGTTGAGCTACCGCGAAGGGCAGGTGACGGGCCAGCGGCCGGGTCGATTCCTGGCGCGTAGTGGGGATTTGCGGCGGGGGTTTTCAACTCTATAG
- a CDS encoding polyprenyl synthetase family protein: MQPQAFYRAVADDFTAVDGIIKQQLTSKVPLVSKIGDYITSAGGKRLRPLLVLLCGKALGREGDDLRLLAATIEFLHTATLLHDDVVDMSGMRRGRETANAMWGNAPSVLVGDFLYSRSFEMMVELGSMPVMKILSQATRIIAEGEVLQLSKVRDASTTEETYMEVIRGKTAMLFEASTHSAAALCGASAEQAEALRTFGDHLGVAFQLVDDLLDYRGDAETLGKNVGDDLAEGKPTLPLIYTMREGTPEQAALVRKAIQKGGIEDLEAIRAAVEASGSLEYTAQLARDYVARAIQCLQALPASEYRDALVELSEFAVARTH; the protein is encoded by the coding sequence ATGCAACCCCAAGCTTTCTACCGCGCGGTCGCGGACGATTTTACCGCCGTCGACGGCATCATCAAGCAGCAGCTGACGTCTAAAGTGCCGCTGGTCTCCAAAATTGGCGACTACATTACGTCGGCCGGCGGCAAACGCCTGCGTCCTTTATTGGTGTTGCTGTGCGGCAAGGCCCTGGGCCGCGAAGGCGATGACCTGCGCCTGCTGGCGGCCACCATCGAATTCCTGCACACCGCCACCCTGCTGCACGACGACGTGGTCGACATGTCCGGCATGCGCCGTGGCCGCGAGACCGCCAATGCCATGTGGGGCAACGCCCCGAGCGTGCTGGTGGGCGACTTCCTGTATTCGCGCTCGTTCGAAATGATGGTCGAGCTGGGCTCGATGCCGGTGATGAAGATTCTGTCCCAGGCCACGCGCATCATCGCCGAAGGCGAAGTGTTGCAGCTGTCGAAGGTGCGCGACGCCAGCACCACCGAAGAAACCTACATGGAAGTGATTCGCGGCAAAACCGCGATGCTCTTCGAAGCCTCCACCCACAGCGCCGCTGCGCTGTGTGGGGCGAGCGCCGAACAGGCCGAAGCCCTGCGCACCTTTGGCGACCACCTGGGCGTGGCGTTCCAACTGGTGGACGACCTGCTCGACTACCGTGGCGACGCCGAGACCCTGGGCAAGAACGTCGGTGACGACCTGGCCGAGGGCAAGCCGACCTTGCCGCTGATCTACACCATGCGCGAAGGCACGCCGGAACAGGCTGCCCTGGTGCGCAAGGCGATCCAGAAAGGCGGCATCGAAGATCTGGAGGCCATCCGCGCCGCCGTCGAAGCCTCCGGTTCCCTGGAGTACACCGCACAACTGGCACGTGACTACGTGGCCCGTGCGATCCAGTGCCTGCAAGCCCTGCCCGCCAGCGAGTACCGGGATGCCCTGGTCGAGCTGAGTGAGTTTGCGGTCGCCCGTACACACTAA
- the rpmA gene encoding 50S ribosomal protein L27 — protein MAHKKAGGSTRNGRDSEAKRLGVKMYGGQKIIPGNIIVRQRGTQFHAGYGVGMGKDHTLFAKIEGVIKFEVKGAFNRRYVSVVAA, from the coding sequence ATGGCACACAAAAAAGCTGGTGGTAGTACCCGTAACGGTCGCGACTCAGAAGCCAAACGCCTTGGCGTGAAGATGTATGGCGGCCAGAAAATCATTCCGGGCAACATCATCGTGCGTCAGCGCGGCACCCAATTCCACGCCGGTTACGGTGTTGGCATGGGTAAAGATCACACCCTCTTCGCTAAAATCGAAGGCGTGATCAAGTTCGAAGTAAAGGGCGCGTTCAACCGCCGTTACGTGAGCGTTGTCGCAGCTTAA
- a CDS encoding membrane-targeted effector domain-containing toxin, translating to MSTATHPRFEHLRSDLHQIGHQLLETEDFAEPDPPPELVALEAFDTALKSHNQTFLDSCRALYKAVPDADLKSAAGLQLLADLKANLNKRLQTLDQTSVADGKGRRTYLTAQAGQLALEKEASLGQRDRLLHPNEAGWVNAIGLRPDLRPGLYALTFDYREKTVELAGAFVIVEKNTPVISTLTSTEAVGGVLLFTPRRGLDSFTSLADLNDRLRQSLDSPLGREEFADLLPRRYQSLATGAIWPLVLLPIEGEPVFEHAYDALLDKRSLDIDWALSLEDNPTHSARQLSADLERAITAAAPDLSARLELRAQVLLDRHLLLSAPDWYRSATVAERTSVAQHLGAYNRARTDLLESFGPAASPEALARYQVLEHLAEDLEINDLDPEHVQVSTRRTVAGVGDYEQQSSLVQLALRGLHTDDEVAGSDFLSHTRITYNGDTLPEEYSELTPGYLVQLLARLQPRLRFREVQQHIHSSPQLKQAIGRMLDLRINALAYVAMLQNHISKDDYQLIQDLRGGQTSNLSAVTLSFHGAQLNDLWLLRHIDDEGQTERILLCAPGAPNTQQFFGFNRAFDCQAFVLKWSEDDPVSATPTMGNYLVGRVALRFRPSMRKTLTGLSFKPLDKEHLKVVLGPSCTHAECLKSMTGHFLSTQLDDYLLASPTWYHSATDAQRTRLASLAEDIDGATRAHDALSFSAASFPTFKTYLKAQAKLSINRLLGRPANDVDPDDIRVHSPKALFERFTTPPMTYTQLYRDGYEDGIGFINNKFSTSATFTGPADIDLSALTPQIVARSVTGVWIGQRYADEVRAKLLSTSSLGYRNRRDATLAITQLQMLYGALGSQLQGHLASVDLDWLQSSIKGMGDSDTATRQRYPIHRLLVDGEWLMDLYVFSHEGKPSLLYTPNAPDNIAWREARLFNFLLKHTEGMLDYLVLKTAKASQPRIRQWLAQAREQLPQTLDKTTSSTPRYDSLEHIAPLTDLRQSLYNMKLQRKIDDVHATTVNRTKMITDILWTCIELVTAVVTAPFPILSLSTGLLLAFKDAMLALHAYNQGDHSEALQHLFSYLLNSAGGLLTDLRPALTAANIIKKAPRLLLRNTVNEQAARLIKQLEPESPTLAGMQPVMFEGQSLWTTRQPNSMGRYLLYRYDAASDQLLSTSRLVSPDNEGRWVRFAVPGGGRPYKKLPEELHPLARYEIPPGEWRDFEAVLDPRFAQQQRDLASYAAAGFEKAQLQNSAAALEPQRRMHFKQVEQLKADAQDFFSNRPVEPPRVDVLDFADTDTHAQILTKAFSEANGIILGEIAPSIASKQFLIQNMKQLADLGVKRLYIEFLPRDVFKLKLTKHNTVKLSKHIDKHLKLMDESLGFAKDAPYSYRALMREAREHGVNLHGLDASSSYDMDNLLSLGDNRTWVPQPNFVRNFYSSKVLEADIKAAPTERWVVLTDQQRVNTYNKVPGLADLQKTVSIRIEDIAIGQPAAIAKDLPGSIPGDLAAKADFKLTVPSSYRAAPQPGTSRTLQPPAVEPHFSQFDLDEQHLDPFRRVEGRQHGADSRYGAPIGSPEQRAQIAFVNNRVRLDGATRDFFTHYTSRVRAALPTLGPSGKLKDFLKAVYKRGNGLIIGETHAHQSSKRWLIEHLTDLKQQKVKTLYVEHLQTDLHQADLDLFNRTGRMPDNLKNFLISQNRGHMREYSGPDNYTNVLEAANKLGIRIRALDCSASYYLKGMEESKIARTRLFNFHAHKVIEADQAAQGPHKWVAFMGNSHTDTYMKIPGVAQLQDAVSLDIEDAAPGLGRELHTGYWRVKPKAIGEQLTYASRSDFKLDVSIAGQRAPSALDTSRIKHKGEFLIHQSSPSEIKLWHRSLDDQVKNTPIQIDDNGLFHIDRWTSIQNNRYESLEELIDDLINVVKLTPLEPY from the coding sequence ATGAGCACTGCCACACACCCCCGCTTCGAACACCTTCGCAGCGACCTCCACCAGATCGGCCACCAGTTGCTGGAGACTGAAGACTTCGCCGAGCCCGACCCGCCACCCGAGCTGGTCGCGCTGGAGGCCTTCGACACCGCGTTGAAGTCACACAACCAGACCTTTCTCGACAGTTGCCGCGCGCTCTATAAAGCCGTGCCGGATGCCGATCTGAAAAGCGCCGCAGGCCTGCAATTGCTGGCCGATTTGAAAGCCAACCTGAATAAACGCCTGCAAACCCTCGACCAGACGTCGGTGGCCGACGGCAAAGGGCGCCGCACCTACCTCACCGCCCAAGCCGGGCAACTGGCCCTGGAGAAGGAAGCCAGTCTCGGTCAGCGGGATCGCCTGCTACACCCGAATGAAGCCGGCTGGGTCAATGCCATCGGCCTGCGCCCGGACCTGCGCCCAGGCCTCTATGCCTTGACCTTCGATTACCGCGAAAAAACCGTGGAGCTGGCCGGTGCGTTTGTGATCGTTGAAAAAAATACCCCCGTGATCAGCACATTAACCAGCACCGAAGCCGTGGGCGGCGTCCTGCTGTTTACCCCACGTCGAGGCCTGGACAGTTTTACCAGCCTGGCCGACCTGAACGATCGCCTGCGCCAGAGCCTGGATAGCCCTTTGGGCAGGGAAGAATTTGCCGACTTACTGCCCCGGCGCTATCAATCCCTGGCAACGGGAGCGATCTGGCCGTTGGTCCTGCTGCCGATTGAGGGCGAGCCCGTGTTCGAACACGCCTACGATGCCCTGCTCGACAAGCGCAGCCTGGATATCGATTGGGCCTTGTCCCTGGAAGACAATCCAACCCACAGCGCCCGCCAGCTGTCGGCCGACCTGGAACGCGCCATCACCGCCGCCGCACCGGACCTCAGCGCCCGCCTGGAACTTCGCGCCCAGGTCTTGCTGGACCGCCACCTGTTGCTCAGCGCACCCGACTGGTATCGCAGCGCCACCGTCGCCGAACGCACCTCGGTCGCCCAACACCTGGGCGCCTACAACCGCGCACGCACGGACCTGCTCGAATCGTTCGGCCCCGCCGCCAGCCCCGAAGCCCTGGCGCGCTACCAAGTGCTTGAGCACTTGGCCGAGGATCTTGAAATAAACGACCTTGACCCCGAACACGTGCAAGTCAGCACCCGTCGGACCGTGGCCGGGGTTGGCGACTATGAGCAACAGAGCAGCCTGGTCCAACTCGCACTGCGTGGCCTGCACACCGACGACGAGGTGGCGGGTTCGGACTTCCTGAGCCATACCCGCATCACCTACAACGGCGATACCCTGCCTGAAGAGTATTCGGAGCTGACCCCTGGTTATCTGGTCCAACTGCTCGCCCGCCTGCAGCCACGCCTGCGCTTTCGGGAAGTGCAGCAACACATTCACAGCTCGCCTCAACTCAAGCAGGCCATCGGCCGTATGCTGGACCTGCGAATCAACGCCCTGGCCTATGTCGCCATGTTGCAGAACCACATCAGCAAAGACGATTACCAACTTATTCAAGACCTGCGTGGCGGCCAGACTAGCAACCTGAGTGCCGTTACCCTGTCATTCCATGGCGCCCAGCTCAATGATTTGTGGCTGCTGCGCCATATCGATGACGAAGGGCAAACCGAACGCATACTGCTCTGCGCGCCGGGCGCACCCAATACGCAACAATTCTTTGGCTTCAACCGGGCGTTCGACTGCCAGGCCTTTGTACTCAAATGGAGCGAGGACGACCCGGTTTCAGCCACGCCAACCATGGGGAACTACCTGGTGGGGCGCGTGGCCTTGCGCTTTCGCCCGAGCATGAGAAAGACCCTGACGGGCTTGAGCTTCAAGCCCCTGGACAAGGAGCATCTGAAGGTGGTGCTCGGGCCCTCCTGCACGCACGCTGAATGCCTGAAGTCGATGACAGGCCACTTCCTTTCCACTCAACTCGACGACTACCTGCTGGCCAGCCCGACCTGGTATCACTCAGCGACCGATGCGCAACGCACACGGTTGGCCAGCCTCGCCGAGGACATCGACGGCGCTACCCGCGCGCATGACGCGCTGTCCTTCTCGGCGGCGAGTTTCCCGACGTTCAAGACCTACCTGAAGGCTCAGGCCAAGCTCAGCATCAACCGCCTGCTGGGCCGCCCCGCCAACGACGTCGACCCGGACGATATACGTGTGCACTCCCCAAAGGCTCTGTTCGAACGGTTCACCACCCCGCCGATGACTTATACCCAGTTGTACCGGGACGGTTATGAGGATGGCATTGGGTTTATCAACAACAAGTTTTCCACCTCGGCCACCTTTACGGGCCCTGCGGACATCGACTTGTCTGCGCTGACACCGCAAATCGTCGCACGCTCGGTGACCGGCGTCTGGATCGGCCAACGCTACGCTGACGAAGTGCGCGCAAAATTGTTGAGCACCAGCAGCCTCGGCTACCGGAACCGGCGCGATGCAACCCTGGCTATCACTCAACTGCAGATGCTCTATGGCGCGCTGGGAAGCCAGCTGCAAGGCCATCTGGCCAGTGTCGATCTGGACTGGTTGCAATCCAGTATCAAGGGCATGGGTGACAGCGACACCGCCACCCGGCAGCGCTACCCTATCCATCGCCTGCTGGTTGACGGCGAATGGCTGATGGACCTGTATGTGTTCAGCCATGAAGGCAAGCCTAGCCTGCTCTACACGCCCAATGCGCCGGACAATATCGCCTGGCGTGAAGCGCGACTGTTCAACTTCCTGCTGAAGCACACCGAGGGGATGCTCGACTACCTTGTGCTTAAAACGGCAAAAGCTTCGCAGCCGCGCATTCGGCAATGGCTGGCGCAGGCCAGGGAGCAACTGCCTCAAACGCTGGATAAAACCACGTCCAGTACCCCGCGTTATGACAGCCTCGAACACATTGCTCCGCTGACCGACCTGCGTCAGTCGCTGTACAACATGAAGCTGCAACGCAAGATCGACGACGTGCATGCCACCACGGTCAATCGCACGAAGATGATCACCGATATTTTGTGGACCTGTATCGAGCTCGTCACCGCCGTCGTCACGGCTCCGTTCCCGATACTGAGCCTGAGCACCGGCCTGTTGCTGGCGTTCAAGGATGCCATGCTCGCCTTGCACGCCTATAACCAGGGCGACCACAGCGAAGCCTTGCAACATTTATTCAGCTACCTGCTCAACAGTGCCGGCGGGCTGCTGACCGACCTGCGCCCCGCGCTGACAGCCGCCAATATCATCAAAAAGGCCCCCCGTTTACTACTACGCAACACGGTGAATGAGCAGGCCGCCAGATTGATCAAGCAACTGGAGCCCGAGTCGCCCACCCTGGCCGGCATGCAACCGGTGATGTTCGAGGGCCAGTCGCTCTGGACCACACGGCAACCTAACTCGATGGGGCGCTATCTGCTGTACCGTTACGACGCCGCCAGTGACCAGCTATTGTCCACCTCGAGGCTGGTCAGCCCCGACAATGAAGGGCGTTGGGTGCGTTTCGCCGTGCCCGGCGGTGGCCGCCCCTATAAAAAACTTCCGGAAGAACTGCACCCACTGGCCCGCTACGAAATACCGCCGGGCGAATGGCGCGATTTTGAAGCCGTGCTGGACCCACGTTTTGCTCAACAGCAGCGCGATCTGGCTTCTTATGCCGCTGCGGGTTTCGAAAAAGCGCAGTTGCAAAACAGCGCCGCAGCCCTGGAACCGCAGCGCAGAATGCACTTCAAACAGGTCGAACAGTTGAAGGCAGATGCGCAAGATTTCTTCAGCAACCGGCCGGTTGAACCACCGCGCGTCGATGTTCTGGACTTCGCCGACACAGACACTCACGCACAGATTCTGACCAAGGCGTTCAGCGAAGCCAACGGCATAATCCTCGGTGAAATAGCCCCATCCATTGCCAGCAAGCAGTTTTTGATCCAGAACATGAAGCAGCTCGCCGACCTGGGGGTCAAGCGGTTATACATCGAGTTTCTGCCACGGGACGTTTTCAAACTCAAGCTGACCAAGCACAACACCGTCAAGCTCTCAAAACACATCGATAAGCACCTCAAGCTTATGGATGAAAGCCTGGGCTTTGCCAAGGACGCGCCCTACTCCTATCGGGCCTTGATGCGTGAAGCTCGTGAACACGGTGTCAATCTGCACGGCCTTGACGCCAGCAGCTCCTACGACATGGATAACCTTTTGAGCCTGGGCGATAACCGCACCTGGGTGCCCCAGCCCAATTTCGTACGCAACTTCTATTCAAGCAAAGTCCTTGAGGCCGACATTAAAGCCGCCCCCACAGAACGCTGGGTAGTCCTTACCGATCAGCAACGCGTGAACACCTACAACAAGGTGCCGGGGCTGGCGGACTTGCAAAAGACCGTCAGCATCCGCATCGAAGACATCGCCATCGGCCAGCCCGCCGCGATCGCCAAGGACTTGCCGGGCTCAATACCGGGAGATCTTGCCGCCAAAGCCGATTTCAAATTGACGGTGCCGTCCAGCTACCGCGCCGCGCCGCAGCCGGGTACGTCGAGGACACTTCAGCCGCCAGCCGTGGAACCGCACTTCAGTCAGTTTGATCTCGATGAGCAGCATCTGGATCCGTTCAGGCGTGTGGAAGGGAGGCAGCATGGGGCGGACAGTCGGTACGGGGCACCGATCGGTTCCCCGGAGCAACGAGCACAAATAGCCTTCGTAAATAACCGCGTACGACTGGACGGTGCAACCAGGGACTTTTTCACCCATTACACCTCGAGAGTCCGCGCCGCGCTGCCAACATTGGGCCCTTCCGGCAAGCTCAAGGACTTTTTGAAGGCCGTCTACAAGCGAGGTAACGGCCTGATAATCGGTGAGACCCATGCGCACCAGAGCAGCAAAAGATGGCTGATCGAACACCTTACCGACCTGAAACAGCAAAAGGTCAAAACCTTGTACGTGGAACACTTGCAAACCGACCTGCATCAAGCTGACCTGGATCTTTTCAACCGCACCGGGCGCATGCCCGACAACCTGAAAAACTTCCTCATCAGCCAGAACAGAGGGCACATGCGGGAGTATTCGGGGCCTGATAATTACACCAACGTGCTGGAGGCCGCCAACAAACTGGGCATACGCATACGCGCTTTGGATTGCAGCGCCAGCTACTATCTCAAAGGCATGGAAGAGTCAAAAATAGCGCGCACCCGCCTATTCAACTTCCACGCCCACAAAGTGATCGAGGCCGACCAGGCCGCGCAAGGTCCGCACAAATGGGTCGCGTTCATGGGGAACTCTCACACCGACACGTATATGAAAATACCCGGTGTCGCCCAGCTACAGGATGCGGTCAGCTTGGATATTGAGGACGCAGCGCCAGGTCTTGGCCGGGAATTGCATACGGGTTATTGGCGAGTCAAACCCAAAGCTATCGGAGAGCAACTCACGTACGCATCACGCAGTGATTTCAAGCTGGACGTCAGCATCGCCGGCCAGCGCGCACCCTCTGCGCTGGACACAAGCCGGATCAAACACAAGGGTGAGTTTCTGATACATCAGTCATCCCCCTCAGAAATAAAACTCTGGCATCGTTCATTGGACGACCAAGTGAAGAATACTCCGATCCAGATTGACGATAACGGCCTGTTCCATATTGACCGTTGGACATCGATCCAGAACAACAGGTATGAAAGCCTGGAAGAGCTGATCGACGATCTGATTAACGTGGTCAAGCTGACGCCGCTCGAACCTTACTGA
- a CDS encoding zinc ribbon domain-containing protein YjdM: protein MSTLPPCPKCNSEYTYEDGAQLVCPECAHEWSANGEADVSSDETVKKDSVGNVLQDGDTITVIKDLKVKGTSLVVKVGTKVKNIRLCDGDHDIDCKIDGIGPMKLKSEFVRKV from the coding sequence GTGAGCACGTTGCCACCCTGCCCGAAATGCAATTCCGAATACACCTACGAAGACGGGGCCCAGTTGGTCTGCCCGGAATGCGCCCATGAATGGTCCGCCAATGGCGAAGCCGACGTGAGCAGCGATGAAACCGTGAAGAAAGACTCTGTGGGCAACGTCCTGCAGGACGGCGACACCATCACCGTAATCAAGGACCTCAAGGTCAAAGGGACTTCGTTGGTGGTCAAGGTCGGCACCAAGGTCAAGAACATCCGCCTGTGCGACGGCGACCACGATATCGATTGCAAGATCGACGGCATCGGCCCGATGAAACTTAAGTCCGAGTTCGTGCGTAAAGTCTGA
- the rplU gene encoding 50S ribosomal protein L21, whose product MSYAVIVTGGKQYKVAPGEYLKIEKLEIATGESVTFDRVLLVANGDDVNIGAPVVAGATVVAEVISQGRHDKVRIIKFRRRKHHMKRMGHRQWYTEIKITGIQA is encoded by the coding sequence ATGTCGTACGCAGTAATTGTTACTGGTGGCAAGCAATACAAGGTCGCCCCAGGTGAATACCTGAAGATCGAAAAACTGGAAATCGCTACCGGCGAATCCGTTACTTTTGATCGCGTTCTGTTGGTCGCCAATGGCGATGACGTGAACATCGGCGCTCCAGTTGTTGCTGGCGCTACCGTTGTGGCTGAAGTGATCTCCCAAGGTCGTCACGATAAAGTCCGCATCATCAAGTTCCGTCGTCGTAAGCACCACATGAAGCGTATGGGCCACCGCCAGTGGTACACCGAGATCAAAATCACCGGTATTCAGGCTTAA